DNA sequence from the Leptospira limi genome:
GTCATTGCGGAAGGTGTGGAGACTGTGGAAGAATTGAAAGTGTTAGTTGATATGGGGATTCATTTATACCAAGGGTATTTGTTTTCAAAACCAGCGTTTGAATCCGCTGGCGAAATTCAATTCCCTTCTCTTTCGTAATTCATTTACAACAGAAAACTTTTTAAATCTCTTCTGAGAGAATCAAACTGATAAGAACTCCTACCAAGCCTTGCAATCAATTGGATTTCCTCGTTTGGTTTTAGTTTTAAAATTTGTTTTAATTTTTTAGTAAAAACTCGGCTCTCAGGATAATCTTCCACTGCTTGGTTCATCGTATGGAAGGCAATGTTTTTGACTCCGCATGACAATGTATAACGCATAAAATCTCTTCCTGTCTGGATCCAAGTGGTTTCATCGTCCTTTCCCTCTGACAAAAAAAATACTAGCGCTTTTGAAGAATACACTTGTGAACGAAACATTTCAATCCCTGCTTTTTTGGAATCTTCAGAATGCCAAGCTTCCTTCGATAAATCCACAAAGAATTTTTTAGCAAACCAAAGTTTGAGACCAGACAATCCGTTTCCTTCTAATGTTAATCCATCGCGGTTTGTTAACATTGATTCTTCCGTTAAACGAAACCATTTGCGATTGAGTTCATTGGATACATAACGATTGGTTTCCATGGCAAACGCTTCGTCTAGTATTGGTAAGATGGAATTCATTAAAGTAGGATCATTTGTCCAGCGTATGTTTTGAAGAAAGGGTCTAGCCAAGGATTGTATTTCTTCAAGTTCTGCATTTCCGAGAAGTTCACCAGAGTAAACAGATCGATTCATCCTCCTTTTGTTAATACCAGAAAACACAAAGTCATGCACACATTCTGTTTTGGGTTGGATAGTTACCTTTGCAATTGGAGTTTTGGAAAATGAATTTGATTTTGGTTTTCCATTGGGAAAAAGTTTGATCGTAGTATCAAACATTAATGAATCTGCCGTTAGGTGACAAAGTTCTAAAAAACAACCCTGTGTATGGTAAAATTGACGATTGATAGGATCAATCTCTGGTAACTGTTTGTCCCCATCTCCATAGAGATAAAACTCAGAATCTGAGGTTTTTTTGAATTTCCAAGGTTGAGAATTATGAGAGTTTGGTGCAAGAATTGCCGTCAGCAAAATTTGATCGATGGGTTTTGTGTAACCTAAGGATTCTGCATATGCGATTGGATTTTCCCTGTGTTTTTGATTCTCTTCACTCCCAAAGGCATATAGGCTTTTTTGTAACGACGGAAACGAAATGATACTACCAATCGCTAAACTTTTTTTTAAAAAACTTTCTCTACTATGTTTCATCTTTTTCCTGGATATAGAATCATTCCCATTATGAAGTGGAGTCTAA
Encoded proteins:
- a CDS encoding Acg family FMN-binding oxidoreductase, whose product is MKHSRESFLKKSLAIGSIISFPSLQKSLYAFGSEENQKHRENPIAYAESLGYTKPIDQILLTAILAPNSHNSQPWKFKKTSDSEFYLYGDGDKQLPEIDPINRQFYHTQGCFLELCHLTADSLMFDTTIKLFPNGKPKSNSFSKTPIAKVTIQPKTECVHDFVFSGINKRRMNRSVYSGELLGNAELEEIQSLARPFLQNIRWTNDPTLMNSILPILDEAFAMETNRYVSNELNRKWFRLTEESMLTNRDGLTLEGNGLSGLKLWFAKKFFVDLSKEAWHSEDSKKAGIEMFRSQVYSSKALVFFLSEGKDDETTWIQTGRDFMRYTLSCGVKNIAFHTMNQAVEDYPESRVFTKKLKQILKLKPNEEIQLIARLGRSSYQFDSLRRDLKSFLL